ACGGTGGTCAACTGGTAGCGTGCTTCGCAGTTGATCAGGATGAAAACGGCGAAAAACCTCACGTGTGATGCAGAAGTAAAAAACCGGCGATTTTCGCCGGTTTTTTTATGTCAGCTTATCGCTTATTTCCGCAAACGAATCTGGTCGACAGCATGTTTCTCGCTCTTGGTGAGGATCAAGCTGGCGCGTTCGCGCGTGGGCAGAATATTTTCTTTCAGGTTGACGTAGTTAATCTCATTCCATAACGACATCGCGACATTAGTGGCCTCTTCTTTTGAGAGCTGCGCATAGTTATGGAAATAGGAGTCGGGGTCAGTGAATGCACCTTCGCGGAATTTCAGGAAACGGTTGATGTACCAGCTTTGCAGCAAGTCTTCAGGCGCATCGACATAGATAGAGAAGTCGACGAAATCGGAGACGAAGACATGATGCGGGTCATGCGGGTAATCCATTCCGCTCTGCAGGACATTCAGCCCTTCCAGAATCAGGATATCCGGCTGGGCAACAGTTTTATCTCCACCGGGGATACGGTCATAGATCAGATGTGAATAAACAGGTGCAGTCACATTCGGTGCACCGGATTTCAGATCGGAGACGAACTTCACCAAACGGTGCATATCATAAGAAAGAGGGAAGCCCTTTTTCTTCATCAGACCACGTTCCTTTAACACCTCGTTGGGGTGCAGGAAACCATCTGTGGTAATCAGCTCAACGCTACGATGCTCCGGCCAGCGGCTCAGCAGCGCCTGAAGAACGCGGGCTGTGGTACTTTTACCTACGGCGACGCTACCTGCAATACTAATGATATAAGGAATGCGCTGACCGTTTGTGCCGAGAAACTGCTCCAGTACCGCCTGCCGACGCAGGTTGGAACTGATATAGAAGTTAAGCAATCGAGATAATGGTAAATAGATCTCTGCCACCTCTTCCAGCGACAGGTCTTCGTTTATCCCTTTTAACCGCGCTATTTCACCTTCCGTCAGCGTCATGGGAACGGAATCACGCAAGGCAGCCCATTGGCTACGGTTAAATTGAAGATAGGGTGTCATTAACGTTTGCTCTTTTTTGCTCATAAGCATGCTTTAGTGAGTCATTGGTAATCCATCCGCGCAATGACTCATCAGATAGTAGTTAATTTTGGACAATGGGCAGGAGGTTAACACCAGATGACAGGAATAATAAGAAAAAATATGGGAAAGCGATGCGTTACGCGGGAGCCATCACGCTACGGTATAGACGCAGGAAATAGTGCATAAATGCTGGTTTTTTGACCGTGTTTGCATGAATTTACAGCGATTAACCCTCTCTTCGCACAAAATATGAGCGAAAGAACGTTTTATGCAATTTTTTAGTTGCATGACTGCTCATGTCTCCATAAAATGCGCGCTACTTGATGCCGACTTAGCTCAGTAGGTAGAGCAACTGACTTGTAATCAGTAGGTCACCAGTTCGATTCCGGTAGTCGGCACCATCAAGTCCGGTGGGGTTCCCGAGCGGCCAAAGGGAGCAGACTGTAAATCTGCCGTCACAGACTTCGAAGGTTCGAATCCTTCCCCCACCACCACTTTCTGGCAGCGTTATCGCCGCCTGAGCGGGTTAAAAAATTAAT
This sequence is a window from Enterobacter sp. RHBSTW-00994. Protein-coding genes within it:
- the coaA gene encoding type I pantothenate kinase encodes the protein MSKKEQTLMTPYLQFNRSQWAALRDSVPMTLTEGEIARLKGINEDLSLEEVAEIYLPLSRLLNFYISSNLRRQAVLEQFLGTNGQRIPYIISIAGSVAVGKSTTARVLQALLSRWPEHRSVELITTDGFLHPNEVLKERGLMKKKGFPLSYDMHRLVKFVSDLKSGAPNVTAPVYSHLIYDRIPGGDKTVAQPDILILEGLNVLQSGMDYPHDPHHVFVSDFVDFSIYVDAPEDLLQSWYINRFLKFREGAFTDPDSYFHNYAQLSKEEATNVAMSLWNEINYVNLKENILPTRERASLILTKSEKHAVDQIRLRK